In Hippocampus zosterae strain Florida chromosome 21, ASM2543408v3, whole genome shotgun sequence, the genomic window GTGAGCTTGCTGTGACCTTGTGTAAACTTTCGAATGTCCAACCGCGTCAGTTTAGGCTCATCTGGAAAGCTTCTAGATGAGCATGTTCAGTTCATCcttaaatttcatccaaaatccATAATCTCCCAACTTTTTTTCAAGACGCGTATGCGCATTGTTACAGCATTGGCGCATTGGCAAGCGAGAATTAAGCGAATACGACATCTTGATGTATTAGCCGTCACACGGTCGTGGGCGTGTTACCATGTTTTCGCTTCCAGTAACATCGTCCTTGCATCCTCTTGCATAAcctcgtgttgtttttttttaatgaattcccCGAAGCTTCTCGTTGATAACCTCAATACACTCGACGTGTCCTATTCAAGTGTCTGACTCTGATTTGATTGGCTTGATTTAGCTGTAGgaagtccaaaaacaaacaaataaaagagaaaaaaaagtgggttgGTTGGTGAAGGAGGGCGTGTGCGCCCGTTTGTCCAAAGTCTAATTACAAGGTGGCCAACACAAGCATGGGCTCATTTCCTGCCCGGTGCTCCTCCGAATGGACAACAATGCTGCGAGTGTGTTTTGCATCTGACATAACAAGGGGCTTCAAAGTTGAATTATTGGTTACTACAATTAGGAACCTGACCAATAAGTAacaatatcatttaaaaaagaaaagaaaaggacaaGTCATCCTATGGCAGTCATAGCAACCTCGAGTTGGTGAACGCAAACACAGCGGGGCGTATCCGAAGCGTTATCTTCAATCTGATTTGAGTGTTTGCTGCCCGCACAAGTCAATGAAGTTGCATTCATTAAGAATCAAGTCACAAAGCAAACTCGTGTAAACTCTTCAAACACGaaactttattatttatttttttctttagtttCCTGGATTTCCGTTCTTTAAATAATGAGTAGTGGAAATTGGCTTGGGTTGATTCTGACCCAAAAAGCTTTTGATCCAAAAAGAGTTGATCATcggctgcttttcttttttcttttaaactgcCCGTTTCCACCATGCCATTACGTACTCTGTGTACTCTGAGTATAAGGTGCCGAAGCTTCCAGCATGTTGCCATCTACCGGACAAGCCCAAAATCAACAACGTTTAAGGCGTACCTTCAGACCGGCCGCGCCCGGTGAAAAATTCCACCCGCCCAGCTCATTCCTCACATTCCACAGGCACTCCAAAGAACTCTATATTAGTCACCAAGGAGACGCACAATTTGCTTTATTGATTGCCATTGACTTTCTACAGGACTCTGTACACGCCATAGGTCCCACTCTTTGCTTCGAAAGCACAGTAGAGGACACACTTCATACAAACTGTAGATGacctacaggaaaaaaaaaaacggagtctGGAAACAACATTCACAAGTTCCCACAGAAGCAACGCTGCTGTGGAAGCCTGTGATAGCGCTTCAAATATACTTCATTAGTTACTGTAGCTTAACTACAGCGGCCGGAGTCTGAAAGATAGAAACGCGCGCACGTACATAAATATGGGTTGGCGGACAGCGGCCCATAGAATGGTCACCAACTGCTAATTAGCCAGGATAGGGGCCAGTCACGGAAAGACTCTGCGGTCCAAGTGCTTTTGCGCAGTACAATGCCTCGGTGTTCCCTGCACAAAGTAGAAAATATTCCTTCtgcacagtgaaaaaaaaaaagcccttccAAAGTTTGTGGTTAGTGTCGGAGGCTGGGCCGACGAGTAAAAATAACCTTCGCCCCAGTCACATAATTGCCcccgaaaaaaaactttttgcccTACAGCCAAATATACTTGCTCCCAAATCAGTTGACAGAAACTTGAGTTCTTCTCTTCTCGAAAGAGAAGCGCTCAGAGCTTTGCTCCTTCCCGAAAGCACAAAGAACCAAGTCGGTAAAGAGAGCAGTAAAAATAGAGGTACCCTTTGTATCATCCTGACAGCAGTCTTTAAATTGCTAAGAAAGCAAAACTGGCTGTGCTGGTCTGCCTTCTCCAGGTAAAAAGGTCTCCGCGGCCACACCTTAACCTTTGGAGAGGCACGAAAAACTTTCACCAAAGCGCCGCCGGCGGGAGCGTTGCCAGAGTACGTCACGACTCTTTCAGCAGCCCAAGTTTCTTCAGTGCCTGCTTGCGAGATTCCTCGGTTGCCCCCCGGCCAGAAAACTGCACGGTGATGCCTTGGGGACGAAACATGGGGGCGGCGGCTCTCGGTTTGGCATCCGGCACGGCCGCTTTGCCGGCATTTGGATGCGAGGTCTGAGGGTTTCTTGGTGCCGGTGTCGGGGGAGGCCCTTTCAAAGCCCTTCCCGGGCTGTCTGCGGGGCGCTGTACCCCAACGGATGGGTTGATGGTCCGGCTCTTGCCCCCGTAACTGTTGAGCTTGGCGGGCAGCGGCTGGGGTTTGACCGGCACGTTTTGATTTATGTCGATGTGGGAGCTGAGGATGTCGGGAAGGTCGCTCCTGGTCAGGGCTTCGGTTGCGGGGTTCAGAACTTTGGACTTTCCTCCGTAGCTGTTGAACTCACTGGGGTTTGCCAACATGGAAAGAAGGACTTTGCCATCAGAGCCCGTCAGGGGCGTCACAGGTTCGTTCTTGGAGGGACCCGGAGCAACCACAATGGATTTCCCCCCAAAACTGTTCAATTCCAGCGATAGGACCTCCGACTGAGGCGCAGCCGCTGAGGTTTTCTCCAAATGCGGTGGGCTCGCCGGAGGCTTTCTGTTCTCAAAGCTCCTGGGGGAATCGAAAGGCGGAGTCTCCACCTTTTGGACAGGGGTGTGGCTTTGTGGCGATGTCGGGACCTTGGAGTCTGGCGCATGGATGCCGGTCATTGTTTGGCGAACACTGGTCTCCAAAGCACGAGTGAGACTGGTCTCCCTACTTGGCGCCAAGCTGTCGTGGCCTAACATCTCTCCCGGCAGGTCACAGTTTCTGGCCAGGCCCAGCTTAGACAATGCTTCCATCCTGGTTTTCTCAGGTGTGGGGTCCTTGAAGGAAGCGCTGCGGGAAGGGACCTTTTGCAACTTGTGCACCAAAATTGGCTTGGAATCCTCCTGAAGGAGAGCCTGCGGCGCTCCCGTTAGATTCGACAGCATCAGCGCCCGCCTGTCGTGGAGGTTCACGTTGGATCCCGGCTGATTCTGCAGCTCTCTGTTGCCAATAATCATACCGATGTTGGCCGGGTATCTGGTCGGCTTGGCCAAGGTCGGGGGCCCCTGCTTCGTGGGGGGAACTCCGTCGAGGCCGGGTGATTTCACATCTTCCTGGCTGTGCCGGCGCTGGAGTGAGGCCAAAGTGTTGGGTGCGGCCACGGCCTGGTTCTCGGCTATCTTCTTGGCAATGAGCACCGGGGTGGGGACCGAGCCAGCCGGGTGGTAGGAGTGTTCGTCCGTCAGCTCGTAGCCGGAGTGGTGCAGAGGATCGTGTCTCGGTTTGATCTCAAAGTGGCTCTCGGGGCTCATGGTCATTTTCTGGAAATCTGAGCAGAGCAAAATTCAACATGCTAAGACTCCATTTGAATTGATTTTACTCAGCATAGGAAATAAGAGTATGTGCAGTACCTGGACTGGTAGGTTTGAAGACCGGTAATTTGGCAAGCATCATGTCCGGGTCTGGGCGTACGAGGTCTATAATATCCTGGTCTTTAGCGCTGAGGCGCCTGGCTGTTACAGGAAGCACGGCATACAGATCTGGGCTTTCGGGCGGTCCGTCCATCTCGTGGCCAAGAAGGCGGCTTGCGCTTGCTGGAGACTTGGCCAATTCGGCCCTGAACCCGTCCTCTTCGAGGCTGTTCTCCAGAGATCCGATGGTCTCTTCAAAAAACTGGAGGCACTCCTTCTCCTCCGGGCTCAGAAAGCGCAGCGTGTCTTCATCCTGCGAAGGTCAATGAAAACGACCGTCGTCAGTCACTTTGTCGGCTGGAAACGACAGGAGGTGAAGACGCAAGCACCGCGCCCGGCCGGCGTCTGTGATGGTGTGGCTCGGCACCCAAAAAGGAGAGAGGTGGAACTGGTTGGGGCGGCCTCTTGTGCTGTTGTTAATGGATGTGGTCCCTGAGGCGTGTGAAGGTTGTCAAGCAGGTGTGATTAGCGGAACCGAGTGCTTGACTGCGTGTGTTGTGTAAACAGCCCGAGTCACCTCCAGATCATCTGATGCGGTTATTCTTTGGACAATAGGACAGAACAAAGCTCCTCAGTCACACCGTCAGTCATCCCCCCCCAGCAGAGACCGACTTGAGTGACACCCTGAGCATGGCCTTTCCCTGACCATTCTCGCTTTGCAATTGAGAAATTCTCCCAAAAAACATGTCGTGCCGGAAGAGACTCTGAGTTCATGTGACTCGGGAAACTTGTCAGTCATACTGACCCGCTGCCTGGTGCTCCGGTCCAAGGCCCCGTTGACTCGGGAGTGCCGCGGATTGTTGGCCATGTCCAGAATGAGGGCTGAAGGGCTCGGCCGGGCTTTGGACATCTCCGGGGGGGCGGCGCTTAGGACGGAAGCGGAATCATGTCTGCTCCTCGCTCCGAGGAGTCAGCGGATCATTGCTTCCCCTGTGTCTGGAGAGGAGACATCAAGGTCAAAAGTAAGACCGAAAGCTTTTTGGTTTCGGCGTCGTTTCCCTCACGAGATGGGACAAAGAATATCTCGCTGTCTGTCCTGTTGGATGAAGAATTTTCTTTCAAACTTGATAAAGCAGCAAGCGGTACCTCCATTGGCGAGTGCTGTCACTTCGTCTTTGCTTGTTTTCTTGTACATTCTCTATTGTGTATGTAATCAGTCACCACCATGAAGAAAAGTTGCACTTGTGCGAAGACATCTGAGTAAATTTAGTTACGAGCTTGGTCGCGGATCCAATGaaactccgaggccaaggcggCGCTGGTATGACTCGTGAAGCAACAACGTGCCGGCAGCCGGGCCGACCTGTTAATCCGGAACAAACTCAGCTGCGCAACCGGCTCCTCTGCCCGAAACTACACAACTGCGCATTCCTCTGGAAAACAACACTTGGACTTGATGGTTCGCTCGGTGCGTCATCAAATGCTGCTGCTTctccaacatcatcatcatcatcatcattagggTACGGCCCCAGTTCAACATTTCTGTTTGTGAACAGCACATGCATTGGAGTCGATCCGTCAGCGGCGTGCGTATCCGCCTGCGACCCGCTTCATCTTGTTTGTGTAAATGGGTTTGATAGTTTTGGTCGGTGTTGACATCAACACACACAACCAAAACGAACGTTCGCTAACGTTTCCTCATGCAAATTGATGCTGAGTAGTGGAGTTAGTGAATGGAACGAAATGTTTTCAACTGGGAAagagggttttgttttgttaaatacTTGACAAAATAGGTCATGTCTAATTGAGGCTATGTTCAATTTTACTACTTGTTTGGGTAAACGAGCTCAAACGTCAGGAATACGACAAAGAAATTGCTCACTTGTCCAAAAATTGATGGTTATCTCAGAGAAGAcctgaaccaaaaaaaagttttgagttTTGCACATACGTTTGAGGATTCAATCCAGTCAAAAGCAAGGAAttaagtggaggggggggggggttctcccaTAGTTCCAGTTAGCCAAATGTGACACCATACAGTATAAATGTAAGTTGATGTAAACATCATTTTATTCAGCTGATTTATTTAAAGAACTTAAATTGCAAATGACAAAATCAGAcagattaaaaataatttgcatcAACAGGGTATGGGATGGGGGTGAGGGGCAAGGTGGAGACAAATCCGAGAGACCAGAAGTGAAAGACAATTTACCTTCAAATGTGTCGGATCCATCCTCGTGGAAGTATCTTGACGGacagaaaaagatttttttttctgctgaaagaagtcCCACTTGTGTTGCCGCCTGCTGACTCCACCTTGACTGGATGACGCGTAAATTTAAGATGGTCCAACAACACAACAAGCCCCGCCCGTTGTTGCAATAGCGCATGCGTGTGTGGCAGAAGCACGCGTGTGTGGAGGAAGGCGAGCCAACTTGTGGTTTTGGGGAAACGGCCAGGAAATGTTGCTTGTTTGTTCTCAGGTGTGTAATACGTTCCATGGCTTGCTTTCTTCTGCCTTCAAGCATCCCCTAAATTATTTGAGGTTGTTGGTCCCTTAGCCTTTGTCgccaccctgtggagaaaatgAAGACCTACTGGGGCTGCAACCTCGTTTTttcagccaatggcagagcacacTGAGACAAACCAACATTCGCACTTATAATCGCACttatggacaatttaaagtgcgcTATAAACtgaacgtgcatgtttttgcaatgtgggaggaaacccacgcaggcatggggagaacaaacCTCACACACTTCTCGTGGCTGCACGTGAAaaattgatacattttatgaGAAGTATCGTTTTTAATCAATGTAAATATGGAATGACTGTGTTACTTGATCATGTCAGCCATGATTATTTTAATTGTCGAAATCAGTCGCCCGATTCCATGTGAAAACAATAACCCCGTCTTCAGGACGTTTTGCTGCTTTCCGAGCAGCCGTTGAACGCACCATCCCGGAGTTATTTACGCCGGGTTTAGGGGCTGCGTCGACGAGCGTTTCCATTGGAATTCCCGAGTCGAGGCGGCCCGACGCCCGGCTTCTGTCCACGCACTGGTCCGGTGAGTCTACCGACACTTCCACCACATCAGAAAAGATAGATGACAAGAATACACTCACTTTGCCAGCTCAATGGGTTGCATGTTTCCGTTACCGGACATGCACTTTGACAGCTCAAGTGTTTGCACGACGTTTTCGCTGGTgatgggttgttgtttttttcatttatataaATCCACACGGTCTATATACAAACATCTTCAAACAGCCCCTCGCACAAAGACGAATACGTCATTACTTTGTTGGCGTTTGGGACATTCGCCAGTTGACATTAGCCGTCATAGTGGGGAGTTAGCACGTTAGCTCGGAGCTAACACTTAGCCGCAGGCTAAGCAGGttttaattataataatgaCGTTTATTCATCGACGCCTTTGGAATAGCTCGAGGACaccacaagattaaaaaaaataaagaaaatgataCAAAATCAGTAATGTAGCGTATTAGCTTAAGACTTGTTTATCCGGTGCGTTCAGGTGACTCGATCAGCCTGTCAGTTGACGTGCAACTCACTGGCTAGTAAAGGATTTGGATAAAAAGTGTGAAACATTTGcagaccgattttttttttgacggttCCTTCTTTCAAGGAGAGTAAAACGGTCTCACGGGCGTGTTGATGAActggcaagtgtgtgtgtacgtatTGCCAGCTGATGAGTTGCTAATGCACGCAATGGGACTCAAGTGGgattgcaaggcacacatttGCAGCGAAAAACAAATGTCTGTCTCGAAAGCGCGAACTAGTCACTGGATCCCTACCCAGCATCCTTTGCAGTGTCAGGT contains:
- the LOC127593856 gene encoding proline and serine-rich protein 2, whose product is MSKARPSPSALILDMANNPRHSRVNGALDRSTRQRDEDTLRFLSPEEKECLQFFEETIGSLENSLEEDGFRAELAKSPASASRLLGHEMDGPPESPDLYAVLPVTARRLSAKDQDIIDLVRPDPDMMLAKLPVFKPTSPDFQKMTMSPESHFEIKPRHDPLHHSGYELTDEHSYHPAGSVPTPVLIAKKIAENQAVAAPNTLASLQRRHSQEDVKSPGLDGVPPTKQGPPTLAKPTRYPANIGMIIGNRELQNQPGSNVNLHDRRALMLSNLTGAPQALLQEDSKPILVHKLQKVPSRSASFKDPTPEKTRMEALSKLGLARNCDLPGEMLGHDSLAPSRETSLTRALETSVRQTMTGIHAPDSKVPTSPQSHTPVQKVETPPFDSPRSFENRKPPASPPHLEKTSAAAPQSEVLSLELNSFGGKSIVVAPGPSKNEPVTPLTGSDGKVLLSMLANPSEFNSYGGKSKVLNPATEALTRSDLPDILSSHIDINQNVPVKPQPLPAKLNSYGGKSRTINPSVGVQRPADSPGRALKGPPPTPAPRNPQTSHPNAGKAAVPDAKPRAAAPMFRPQGITVQFSGRGATEESRKQALKKLGLLKES